In Verrucomicrobiota bacterium, the genomic window GGGGCAGAGAGGCCCATTGGCGTTCGCCCTCGAAGGTCGTAGACGAGATCCAGTTTCTGGCGGACCGGTACGGCACGAACCTCGTCTACTTCCCTGACCTGACATTCAACGCCAACAGGCAGAAGGTCCTTGATCTGTGTGAGGAATTCGTGTCGCGGCGCCCGCCTGTGCACTGGTGGGGGCTGTTCCGCGCGGATCTTCTCGACAAGGAGCTTCTCGATTCGCTCGCGGCTGCGGGGTGCGTCAAGATCAGCCTTGGAATGGAGTCGCCCGACGACGACATTGCGCAGGACGTCAAAGGCACCTACCACGCCGAGCATGCTGGTCTTCACGAGATCCTCTGCTACGCGGACAACCTGGGCCTGATCATCAAGGCTTTTCTCATCATTGGCTTCCCGAGCGAAACGCCGGAGCTCATCCGGGGCTACAAGGATCTCCTGCTGGATCTTCCCATCGACGAGTTGCGTGTCACGTTTGCGACACCATTCCCAGGGACGCGATTCTACACGGAGTGCATCAAGGCCGGATGGCTACCCGACAAGCCCGATTGGGCCAAGTTCACGACGGAACAGCCGGTCCTGGCGCATCCGACGATTCCTGCAGTCGAGTTGGAGGGGCTTCGTGAGGAGCTTGTTACTGGCTTCTACATCGATAACCGTTATGCGAAGCACGCGGTCTCGAAGGTGACGAAGTTCCCCCATCTGATCGATTCGTGGCGCGAGTACTTCCGGTTCCTTGTGACGAAGGACGTGTTCCGTGGTAGGGAACAACAGGCAGAGAAGCTGATCACCCGGCTCGAGTTGTGCGTTTCGCCAGCGCGCGGTCAACACGGTGTGCATGTGAGCCCCTGAACATTCACCACGCTCAGATGGAGTGAACGCGTGGCAGTGCAGGTGATCCTCAACGGCCTCATTGCGGCCAGCCTTACCTTCCTCGTGGCAAGTGGGTTTGCCCTCATTCTCAGAACGGCGGGCTTCCTGCACTTCTCGCACGGTGCCGTCTTCGCTCTAGGCCCTTACGTCACCGTCGTGATTGCCGCCGGAGCAGGTGCCCCTCTCGTATTGGCGGTGGCATGCGCCGTCGCTGTCTGTGCGCTGGTCGGGTGCAGCATGGAGTTCGGCGTCTACAGGCCGCTTCGTCGGAAGGGCGCCACGTCCCTTGTCATGGTCCTGGCTTCGTTTGGTCTATACATCGCGCTGGAGAACTTGATAGGCTTGACTTTCGGTGTGAATGTGCGAACCCTCGGGTTCACGGACATGGAACCTGGCATTAAGCTGCTCGGCGCCAGGATCACTGAGATGCAGCTTCTGTCTCTGGGAGTAGCCGCAGTGTATGGCGTGGGAGCCGCAGTCCTTCTGCACGCCACCAGAATCGGTAAGGTAGTCCGCGCGGTGGGGATTAGCGGCATCCTGGCCGAGGTCTGTGGTGTGAAGACCGACCGGGTCATTCTGACCGTCTTCGCCCTGGGCTCTGCGATGGCCGGACTGGGAGGCATCATTTCGGCTCTTGATGTGGGCATGACGCCTGGAATGGGATTGAAGGTGGTCATGCTGGGGCTAGTGGCAACTGTTGTTGGTGGTGCCAATCGACTCTCAGGTGTCGCTCTTGGCTCGCTTCTCGTCGGGATGACGGACCACATGGGTGCCTGGCTGGTCGGCTCGCAGTGGCGAGATGCTGTCCTGTTCACCTTTCTTCTAGGTGTCCTGCTTCTTGGCCCACGTCAGGCCATGACCAGACGTACTGACGTGGCGGGTGTCTAGGTGCTGACAGGTATGGACTACCTTCTCCACATCTTGATTTTGATAGGCATTTACGCGATTCTCTCCGTGTCGCTTGATCTTATTGCCGGCTATGCGGGCATGCTGTCTGTGGCACATGCCGCGTTCTATGGCGTTGGAGCGTATGTCGGTGCGCTCATGGCTTTGAGGCTTGGGGCTCCCTTCCTAGTCAACCTCATCTGCGCCTTCCTGCTCGGAGGCTTCCTTGGGGCACTCGTGGGAGTGACTTCACTGCGCTTGCGGAATCAGCATGTCGTGATCACGACCTTTGCCCTTCAAGTTGCCATCTTCAGTCTGATGAACAACTGGTTGGAGCTCACTCGCGGCCCTTTGGGGATTCCCGGCATCCCGCGCCCGGTGCTGTTCGGCCTGAAGGTGTCGACGCACTTGCACTTTCTGCTCCTCGTCCTAGCGGTGAGTGCGGCAACTTTGTGGGCAATCTGGCGCATAACCCTTTCGCCCTTCGGTCGGGTGCTTGCGGCAATCCGGGAAGACGAAGCCTTTGCTGAGGCCACGGGTAAAAACGTGGCCGCGTGCAAGGTACTGGTCTTCCTGGTCGGCGGCGGCTTTGCAGCGGTTGGAGGTGTTCTCTATGCGTACTACATCAGCTTCGTCGATCCGACCAGTTTCACGATAATGGAGTCTATCTTCATCATCTGCATCGTAGTTGTCGGCGGTGCTGGGAGCTCCTGGGGACCAGTACTCGGTGCCATCATCCTTGTCGGGCTTCCCGAGTTGCTCCGATTCCTTGGTTTGCCGGCAGCGGTGGCGGCTGGCGTGCGCCAGGTCATCTATGGCGTCGCTCTTGTGACGTTTGTCATGTGGAGGCCGCAAGGTGTTCTCGGGAAGTACTCATTTGACCAAGGCGGCTCCTAGAGATGGTATGCGAGGTGCTGAAGGCTAACAGCATTGACAAACGCTTCGACGGAGTTGTCGCCCTGTCGGGCTTCTCGTGTGGGGTGCGGGAAGGCGAGGTGCTGGGCCTGATTGGCCCCAACGGGGCCGGCAAGACGACGCTCTTCAACGTAATAGGCGGCTTCGTCAAGCCTGAGCGCGGTCGTATCGTATTCATGGGGAGCGAGCTGACGGGAAAGCCACCGCACAAGGTAGCCAGGCGCGGAGTTGCCAGAACGTTCCAGGACCTGCGTCTGATCCGTCGCCTGAGCGTCATGGAAAACGTTCTGTTGTCCTTCCGGAAACAACCCGGAGAGAAGCTGGCAAACGTGTTCCTCCGTCCAGGGTTAAGCACCAGGTGCGAGAAGAAGAATCATGACACAGCGTCCTTGCTGCTGAGAGAAGCCGGCCTCGTCGACAGAATGAATGATTCAGCTAACGACATCTCGTACGGGCAGCAGAAGCTCCTGTCACTCATCTGCTGTCTGGCCGCTGACGCGGACCTCCTGCTTCTCGATGAACCAGTTGCCGGCATCGCCCCTCAGATGATTCAGCAAGTACTGAAGATCATCCGCGGCCTGCCTGACCGCGGCAAGACGGTCATGCTTATCGAGCATGACATGGATGCGGTGGCGCAGGTGTGCGATCGGGTGATTTTCATGGATGCGGGAAGGAAGGTCTGCGAGGGGACGCCGGATGAGGTGCGCGAGGATCCGCGCGTGATCGAGGCGTACCTGACCTGAGGTGGTCGCGTCATGCTGAGCGTCAAAGCACTGGAGACAGGATACGGCAAGAAGCAGGTGCTCTTCGGCGTCTCGCTGGAGGTCGGCCGTGGGGAGATCGTGGCCGTCATCGGCCCGAACGGCGCAGGTAAGTCGACGGTGCTGAAAACGGTCGTCGGGTTGCTTTACCCCTGGACGGGCCACATCGTTTTTGAGGGCTCGTCCACGAATGGCTCTTCGCCGGCACGGAACGTGGCTCGTGGCATCACCTTCTCGCCCCAGGGCAATCGCGTCTTCGACGAGCTGACCGTGAAGGAGAACCTGGAGATCGGCGGTTTCAGGTTGCCGCGGCGGGAGCTAAAGGGGCGGATCGAGGAGGCATTCGAGTTCTTTCCCGTGCTGAGGGAGCGGGCACGGACCAGGGCGGGCAAGCTGTCCGGCGGGGAGCAGCAGATGGTGGCACTGGCGCGTGCGTTGGTGCCGAAGCCGAAGCTGCTCATGCTCGACGAGCCGTCGCTGGGTTTGGCCCCCAACCTCGTGACCGCCGCTTTCGAGAAGATCGCCGAGGTCAACCGTGAGACCGGGGTAGCCGTCCTCATCGTCGAGCAGAAGGTGCGGCAGGTGCTGGAGCTCTGCCATCGCGTCTACTCCCTGAAGCTCGGCCGCGTGGCCTTCGAGGGCCGTCCCGACGAGCTCAAGGACAACCGCGAGAAGCTCAAGGAGCTGTTCCTGTAGCGTCCTGCGACGAGGAACCGCAGAACGTAAGTGAAGCCCCCCGGCCGGAAAGCGCCGGGCGCGCTCCAATTCGACTCTGTGCTCACGGGATGGTCGCATCCAATACGAAAGCGCGGAGCGTGACGTCGCTGCCCGAGAGATCGTTCGCCTGGTTCTCGAGGAAACCCCGGGCTTCATCGAGTGTGGTGAACCGACGGGGCTTGCGCCGCTTAGGGTCCTCGGGGTCCCACTTGTCACACAGGAACCAGCCGACGAGGTACATCCCGTAGGCTGGCCGTTGACCTCGGAGGTACTTGTCGAGTAACTGCGTCTGCATAGCTGTGTGCAGTTCGTCGTTCCAGCACCCCTTGGTCTCGATGGCGAGAGACAGAGCGGTGCCATCACAGGCCACCGCATTGACCTTTATGTCAGTGAGACCCCGGGACATCTGCACTTCTCGGTTCGGGACGATCTGCGAATCACGGAGGTCGTTCTTGAGATGCTCTTGTACCCTATCCGAGAGCCGGGGCTCGTCTTTGGGCCTGTACACCGGCGTGTGGCCCTCCTTGGGCTCGTTCCACAGGTTGTACACCGCCCGGCTGTCGCCGCGGAGACCAGCCTGGAAACGAGCAAGGGAAGCCATCACCACGTCGAGAAGCTGTTCGCCGCTCTCGACGAGACGGCTGTCGTGCTGCTTCGCGAGGCTGAGCATGATCTCGGGGGCCACACCTTCCCAAGTGCTGCTCATGGTCCTGGCGCGCGCTCGGTGCACGGCGTTTCTGTAGTCCTCACGCGCAAACTCCTCCGCGATCTTGCGGACGCCCTCGTAGGCTTCCGTGGTCCCCCTTTCGCAGAGCTGGTTCAGCAGGGCGTCCCTGAAAAACGCCACGTCCTGCCCTAGCCCAGCCCCGGTGACGGCCGAATACTCACTGGGAGGCCATCGTCTCGCGATCCAGATGTAGAGCTCCGCAATACTCCGGGCGTTCAGCAGTCCCGCCATCTGGGCCGAGAACGTCTGGTCACGCAATCCGGTGACGAGTGTGATCACTTCTTCGAGGAAAGCCGGGTCGCCCTGGAGGTCGGTCCACACCGCATCAAAGCCGGCTTGCCCACCGCGTACCAATAGGGCCGTTGCTGCTGCTCTCGCCCTGTTGCGTTCCTCACCCTCGGACGGAGCGGGGATCGTGACGTACGATCGTCCGACCTTTATAGCGTCGCCGTTGCCGCGGCGCAGCACCTCAACCAGAACGTCGAAAAGGGACCCTCCCTTCAGGCTGCAGTCTGTCTGGAGTCGCCGCAGGAGCTCTTCGGCAAGCCGCCGGTCCGAGCACCTCACCAGCTTCCCTAACACCGAAACGCATCCATACTTCCGATCTTCCACGTCGATCAGAGCGTTCATCGCTCCGATGACCTCCGCCGGAGCATGGTCATAGACCTTCTCGATGAGCTGGGACGCCACGTCATCTTCGGCTTGGGACGGATACTCAGGGAACGAGATGACAGCGGGCGCCCATTTGGACCAGATCACGTTCGGAAGTTCCTGCAGCGCCGTGGGCGCCACCCTGAAGAGCAGCGCGATTGCCCGGTAGCCCGCAAGCGAGGGATGGCGTTGGACGACGTCCTGCCCGAGCCACCTATCGGTCTCAGGGTCACCTCGCATAAGGTACTCCTTGGCCGCTCTGACGATGCGTGCTCGGAACTGCTCGTCGCTTGCC contains:
- a CDS encoding branched-chain amino acid ABC transporter permease, giving the protein MDYLLHILILIGIYAILSVSLDLIAGYAGMLSVAHAAFYGVGAYVGALMALRLGAPFLVNLICAFLLGGFLGALVGVTSLRLRNQHVVITTFALQVAIFSLMNNWLELTRGPLGIPGIPRPVLFGLKVSTHLHFLLLVLAVSAATLWAIWRITLSPFGRVLAAIREDEAFAEATGKNVAACKVLVFLVGGGFAAVGGVLYAYYISFVDPTSFTIMESIFIICIVVVGGAGSSWGPVLGAIILVGLPELLRFLGLPAAVAAGVRQVIYGVALVTFVMWRPQGVLGKYSFDQGGS
- a CDS encoding branched-chain amino acid ABC transporter permease, translated to MAVQVILNGLIAASLTFLVASGFALILRTAGFLHFSHGAVFALGPYVTVVIAAGAGAPLVLAVACAVAVCALVGCSMEFGVYRPLRRKGATSLVMVLASFGLYIALENLIGLTFGVNVRTLGFTDMEPGIKLLGARITEMQLLSLGVAAVYGVGAAVLLHATRIGKVVRAVGISGILAEVCGVKTDRVILTVFALGSAMAGLGGIISALDVGMTPGMGLKVVMLGLVATVVGGANRLSGVALGSLLVGMTDHMGAWLVGSQWRDAVLFTFLLGVLLLGPRQAMTRRTDVAGV
- a CDS encoding ABC transporter ATP-binding protein, giving the protein MVCEVLKANSIDKRFDGVVALSGFSCGVREGEVLGLIGPNGAGKTTLFNVIGGFVKPERGRIVFMGSELTGKPPHKVARRGVARTFQDLRLIRRLSVMENVLLSFRKQPGEKLANVFLRPGLSTRCEKKNHDTASLLLREAGLVDRMNDSANDISYGQQKLLSLICCLAADADLLLLDEPVAGIAPQMIQQVLKIIRGLPDRGKTVMLIEHDMDAVAQVCDRVIFMDAGRKVCEGTPDEVREDPRVIEAYLT
- a CDS encoding ABC transporter ATP-binding protein is translated as MLSVKALETGYGKKQVLFGVSLEVGRGEIVAVIGPNGAGKSTVLKTVVGLLYPWTGHIVFEGSSTNGSSPARNVARGITFSPQGNRVFDELTVKENLEIGGFRLPRRELKGRIEEAFEFFPVLRERARTRAGKLSGGEQQMVALARALVPKPKLLMLDEPSLGLAPNLVTAAFEKIAEVNRETGVAVLIVEQKVRQVLELCHRVYSLKLGRVAFEGRPDELKDNREKLKELFL
- a CDS encoding cobalamin-dependent protein (Presence of a B(12) (cobalamin)-binding domain implies dependence on cobalamin itself, in one of its several forms, or in some unusual lineages, dependence on a cobalamin-like analog.), encoding MRTCYLEPITLECLAAAAEEAGFEAQVVSGCVTEEDIRAAVRKGKPRVAGFSVHTYVYDTALLLAKVARETAHSLGYHLVTVFGGCHPSALPGEVASQPSVDFVVVGEGERTLQELLSVVADGGDAHNVRGLWFSENGQLVFTGRRERVCCLDDLPWPKRFPRFLNRAKQYQIAYPPPGRQVRIAQVMYSRGCPFSCMFCSSESTWGREAHWRSPSKVVDEIQFLADRYGTNLVYFPDLTFNANRQKVLDLCEEFVSRRPPVHWWGLFRADLLDKELLDSLAAAGCVKISLGMESPDDDIAQDVKGTYHAEHAGLHEILCYADNLGLIIKAFLIIGFPSETPELIRGYKDLLLDLPIDELRVTFATPFPGTRFYTECIKAGWLPDKPDWAKFTTEQPVLAHPTIPAVELEGLREELVTGFYIDNRYAKHAVSKVTKFPHLIDSWREYFRFLVTKDVFRGREQQAEKLITRLELCVSPARGQHGVHVSP